The Maridesulfovibrio salexigens DSM 2638 region CTCGCGGGAGACCTTGCTGGTGGCAATCTTCTGCAATTTCCCGCTGATTGATTTGCTGACAGACTGGAATGTCATATCAAACTTTTTAGCATCAATCTCGGACATGGAATAAAGCAAAATGAAGAAAACCAGCAGCAGCATGGATAAATCCGCAAAGGTTGTTATCCACTCATTAGGCTCATCCTCGTCTCCATCGTCATCACCGGCCAGCAGCGAACCTTTCAGGAGTTCATCATCCATGGCTTAATCTCCGCTTCGGTCCTTGGGAGCCTGGAACGAAGAAAGCTTCTCGTAAACCAGACGGGGGTTATTGTTCTCAAGGATGGACTTAGCACCCTCGAAAATAATCTCAAGATGCAGCTGTTCCTGAAGAGTTCTGGCTCTGAGTTTTGCCCCGATGGGAATAAAAAGCAGAGTAGCCAACAGGGAACCGTAAAAAGTAGTCAGGATTGCTACCGCCATAGCCGGACCGATGGATGCAGGGTCCTGCAGGTTGGACAGCATCTGAACCAGACCGATCAGAGTACCGAGCATACCGAAGGCAGGAGCCAGCCCCGCAAGACGTTTGTATACGTCCTGTGCGATCTTATGACGCCTTTTCATGGCTGAAATTTCGATCTGCAAAGTAGCCCGGATAAGTTCAGGATCAGCGTTATCAGCGATGAGCTGGCATGATTTACGAAGAACTACGTTTTCCGTCTGGACATTCTCAAGAGCTATTAAACCTTCACGGCGGCTGATTTCAGCAACCTTAACCATGATGTTCACTACTTCGTTTACTTTTACCTTTCTGGAAGAAAAAGCTTTAAAACCTGCAAGCATGGCCTGCAAAACTTCTTCAAAAGGAAAAGCAACGCAGATAGAGGCCAAAGTTCCACCGATAACAATCATCATACCGGGAACGTTGACAAATACATCAACAGCCCCACCGATAAAAATCGCACCGACAACAAGGGAAAGCCCGACCAGCATCCCGATTAAAGTGGAAAAATCCATAGAATCCCGTTCTCTTTTAAGTTACTAGTTAAGACGGATGATAGAGGTATCACGGCGCATCTTTATGCCCCATCCGTACATTAAACCCGAAACTACGAGTAAAACTACCTATGACCTCCCCGGAATCTATACATACTATTAGCAGGCATATACTAGAAAAGATAGATAATTTTCAAACTAACGCCACCGGGATCATTCTTGGTTCCGGTCTTGGCGAAGCCATCACAAAGCTGGATTCAGCCATTGAAATTCCATACTCTGAAATACCGGGATTCCCGCAGTCCACGGTAAAAGGACATTCCGGAAGTCTTATTTACGGATTTATGGAAGAAAAACCTGTACTTGTATTCAGCGGACGTTTCCATATTTACGAAGGATACAGCGCGGCAGAGGCCTGCACCCCGGTACGGGTTATGGGGGAGCTGGGCATAAAACGAATTTTCATTACGAACGCCGCCGGAGCGCTCAATCCGCAATTTGATGCCGGAGACCTCATGCTGATCACCGATCAGATAAATTTCACAGGACACTCCCCGCTCACCGGCCCCAACAACGATGATTGGGGAGTCCGTTTCCCGGACATGAGCAAGGTTTATTGCGATAAACTGCGCGCCATCGCCGTAGCTGCCGCTAAAGACAAGGGAGTACGGCTTGAACGCGGTGTTTACGTAGAGGTAACCGGACCAAACCTTGAAACTCCAGCCGAAACCCGTATGTTCAAGAGACTTGGAGCCGATGCAGTAGGCATGTCCACCGCCATTGAAGCCATTGCCGCCGTGCACATGGGCATCAAGGTTATGGGCATAGCCTGCCTGACCAACAAGAACCTGCCGGACTGCATGGCTGAAACAACCCATGAAGCCGTAATCGAACAGGCAGCCAAATCTTCAGCAGCCATGTCCACCCTGATCAGAGAAATTATTTCCCGGCTGGATTGATCCTGACTGGCTCTGGTTGCCATTTTTCCGGCTTTATCTGCCCGATTTTGCCAGCACAAAAATAAATGCCACGGGGTCAAAAGGCTGTTTAAGCGGTTCTTTTACTCCGTGGCATTTTCATTGCATTCAAATTAGCGTCAGCAAACTATTGCAATATTGCTAATATTTTAAAACAGGGAACTTTCATGAAAGGCAGAACAATAAGCTTGATACTGGCACTGGCCGCACTTCTGGCCCTTGGCGCATGTTCAGCGGGCTATAAGGAACGGACCTTGGACTATCTCGGCAAACGTCCCACCACCGGACCGTTTTTCAAGGAAGATAATACCCCTATGGTGGAGTTGAACTACAATGCCGGGGATCAGATTTCGAACCAGCTTGAAGAAAGGCTGCCACCGGGGTCACCGATCACTGTATCCATGTTCAGGTTACGTGGCAGTACCCTGCAGACAGACTTTGCCAAAGTACTCACCGAACAGGTTGCCTCGCGCATTGCCCAGAAAGGATTCGCTATCGTTGCTGACAGTTCCCGCTTTCCTTTAGCCGCCCTAGATGAAGACCTTGCCCCGCCGGAAAAATGCGTTCTTGCCGGAGCATATTCCGTCGGCAAGGAACAAATTTTTGTTACCGCCGCAGTTTCAACAGTTGCCGATGGTGAAATTCTCGGATCATGGGACTGGACCGTGCCGCTCAATTCCAAGACGAAAGCTCTGCTGCCCATAAAGGAAGACCCGGATATCTACCCTATGGTCAACACCTCCGGGCCATATGAAAAACGCACACCAACTCAATCCTCTGCCCAGCCGCAATACGTGCCGGATCAATTCAATAACCAGCCCGGTTTTGAGCAGGATATTATGAATTAAGGGTTTAGGAATCCCAAAAACTTTTAATAGACTTCGTTACCTGAAACTATAAATCGTAATTCACTGAACAAGTTTCAAATAGAAACGGGGCATCTCCAAATAATTTGGAAATGCCCCGTTTCGGCTTATATAGTCAAAGGAGGTAGATGAATCCTTCTTTAGCAAATTCCTAAAGCGGTACAGGCTGGTCAAGGGTGGTCTTAGCCTTGATTTCACCGGTACGCTTCACAATAATCTTTTCTGCCGGAATATCAGCTCCGGCCTGCTTGAGGGCTGCAGCCACAATTCTGCTGAAGTTGGAGCAACAGGGAACTTCCATTTCCAGCACAGTGATGGACTTGATACCGCTCACAGTGAAAATTTCAGCCAGACGCTGCACATAAAGCTGTACATCATCAAACTTGGGACAGCCCATGAGCACCTTCTTACCGGGCAGGAATCTTTCGTGATAGCCCGGCATCGAAACAGCCACACAGTCCGCAGTCAGCAACAGATCCGCCCCCTTCAGGAACGGTGCATCCGCAGGCACCAGACGGATCTGGATAGGCCAGTGGGTCAGATGCGAAGGTCCGGCCTCTGCATCGGTCGGCACATTAGCCTGCTGGCAGGGGGAAGCTGCCGGAGCAAAAGCCTCAATCCGAGATCCTGCACAGCCGCAGCCGCCGGAAGCAGGCTTGGCCTTGGGACCATCCAGATGCAGACTCTTAGGATCAGGCATGTGATCAGGAACCGCACGGCCCTGTTCAGTCAGCAGTTCCTTAACTGCTTCAGGATCAAAGTCATCGGCTTCCACTTCAATAACCTTCAGAGCACCGGTGGGACATTCGCCCAGACATGCGCCCAAGCCGTCACAGTACTTCTCAGCCACAAGCTTGGCCTTGCCGTCAATAATCTGCAACGCGCCTTCTTCACAGCCCGGTACGCACTGGCCGCAACCGTCACAAAGATCTTCATCTATAGAAATCATCTTACGTAATACTTTCATTTTATTATCCTCCTGCGCTCCTGCGAGGCTTAGGATTTAATGCGCTTCCGCGCTTTTTATTGGAAGCATTTTTGCCTCCGGCGGCTTAAACCCTTTTTGAAAAAAGGGTTTAAGAATCCCAAAAACTTTTAGTAGTTTTCAGTTTGTTGTTCTTTCTTAAAGTGTGCCTTGGATAAATTCCAAGACGGAAATTTGTCTTGATACTGCTCTGCCGGGGAAATCAAGTTTAACACTGCCCGGTTGATCGTCTATGGCCCAGAGCGCAAGCCTATCAAAAGGTTCTGAAAGGGGTGGAGTTTGGGGAGGGGAAAACTCTTGCAAGAGTTTTCCCCTTCCCCAGCCGCCGGAGGCAACTAACCGAGAATTGCCTTGAGATCTTCTTCAGGGGTGCTGATGGGCATAATGTTGAAGTTTTCAACGAGGAAGTTCAGCACGTTGGGTGTTACGAATGCAGGGAGACTGGGTCCGAGGCGGATGTCCTTGATGCCGAGGTGCAGCAGGGTCAGCAGGATGGATACTGCCTTCTGCTCGTACCATGAAAGAACCATGGACAGAGGCAGGTCGTTGACGCCGCATTCGAATGCATTGGCAAGTGCCACTGCGATCTGGATTGCGGAGTATGCATCGTTGCACTGTCCGATATCCAGCAGACGAGGAATGCCGCCGATATCGCCGAGCTGCTTGTCGAAGAAACGGAACTTACCGCAAGCAAGGGTCAGGATAACGGTATCCTGCGGAGCCTGCTCTACGAAATCGGTGTAGTAGTTACGTCCGGGCTTGGCACCGTCGCAACCGCCGACGAGGAAGAAATGCTTGATGGCACCGGCCTTAACACCTTCGATTACCTTGTCAGCTACACCGAGAACGGTGTTACGTGCGAAACCGCAAAGTACCTTGCCGTTGTCAGTATCAGCTTCGAAACCGGGAAGTTCCTGTGCCTTTGCGATTACTTCAGCAAAATCGCCGTTGGTTACGTGGGTAACTCCGGGCCAGCCCACGAGACCGGTGGTGTAAATATTGCCCTTGTAGCTTTCAACAGGCTTCTGAATGCAGTTGGTGGTCATAAGGATAGCACCGGGGAACTGTGCAAATTCCTTAGCCTGATTCTGCCATGCGGTTCCGTAATGTCCGTAGAAGTGGTCGAACTTCTTAAGCTCGGGGTAACCGTGACAGGGCAGCATTTCGCCGTGGGTATAAATATTGATTCCGGTACCTTCGGTCTGCTCGAGAAGCTGGCGCAGATCCTTAAGATCGTGACCGGAAACGAGGATGGCCTTACCGGCCTTGGCGCCGAGGGGAACTTCGGTAGGAACGGGATGACCGTAAGCGCCGGTGTTACCTGCATCAAGCAGTTCCATGGCCTTGAGGTTCATTTCACCGCACTTCATCGCCCAACCGACCAGTTCTTCCATGCCGAGCTGCTGGGGAACTACGGAAAGAGCTTCATGAATCTGAGCGTAAAGTTCATCGTCTTCCTGACCGAGAATGGCTGCATGATCGGTATAAGCGGCAACACCCTTGAGACCATACACAAGGATCTGTTTCAGGGAACGCAGATCTTCGTTTTCATCGAAGGAGGTTACGGGGAATGCTTCGCCCTGCTTGCTCAGTTCAGCAGCAGTGCCGGCAACCTTGGTCAGCTTGCCACAGTCTGCACTGACCTTGGCAGCCAGTTCGTCACGGGCAGCAGCAACATTCTTAATGACAGGAACAAATCTTTCGTCATCAAAGTTAACGTTGGTCAGGGTGGAGAACACGCCTTCAGCGGTGAGGCGGTTAACTTCGTTGGAAACCGCAATTCCTTCCTTGCGTGCTGCGGTAGCAACGGTACCGAGCTCTACAAGAACCTGCACCAGAAGGTCTTGGATGGCAGAAACTTCATCAGTCTTTCCGCAAACACCCTTAACGGTACAACCCTGTCCTTTCGCTGTCTGTTCACACTGGTTACAAAACATTCTAAACTCCTTTTCAGGTAATTGGTTTTCTACTTCTTCATTACCGAATATCGAAGTAACCTTTTTAAGTATTTGATTCAGATCAAAAGCCATAATCTTTCTCCCTTCCCGTTAAATATTTTTAAATTTAACCTGAAGCGGGGTGTCATCCGCGCTACCCCGCATTCAGGACTGATTTCTCATTCGTTGAGTCCAAATTAGGAAAACAACGGCTGAAAGTATTTGATTCAGGTCAAGGGAGACATTTTTTTTACAACTTTTTAATCTTCCCAAATAATACAGTTTACAGGACACATATCCATTGCCGACTCAATACACTCTTCATCAGCTCCATCCGGATTAGTGACCTGAGCCAGATCTCCGGGCCCCATTGCAAAAACATCAGGACATTCTTCAACACAAGCTTCACATCCGATACAAGCATCAATATCAATAGCTACAGTACGACCCATATTTTTTCTCCTTTAACTAATAAGACAAACCAGACGGTTCAGGTTAGAATTTAACACACTCTTGTGACCTGCGAAACTCTTAATTGTAACCAATAAATAAAAACTCTATTAAGAATAATTCCTAATAGAGCTTTGTAAAGTATAAATCTTTATTTAATGGATGCTTAGATACGCGCCACACCCAAAAACAGGGCATGCAAAGTAATAACCAGAACCAGAAACACCATACGAGCCGTTTTAGGAGTAACTATCGGCAAACGATAACCTAGACTGGAACTGGAGCAACTTGAAATACAATCTCCACAAAGGGTGCAGGAAATTCCGGGTCGCCCAGCCGCTATATCTACAGGCTTGAGGGCGTTATAGCGGCAGGACTTGCTGCATTTCATACATTTACAGCAATCATCAGATATTTTCATCCGCCACGGGGAGACACGCCCCAGCAAATTGGAAACTATACCCATGGGACAAAAGGCCGTGCAGTGAACCATCATACCCATCCGGCGTGAAAACCAAAACATGACCGCTATCCCAGCTAAACCAAACAAAGAGGCACTCCAGACCGCTATTGCAACTGAAGCTCCTGCCACACGCATTCCCCACGCAGCACCAACCACCACTGCCAGCAGAGCGAGTCGCATCCAGATCAGACGAGAATTAAATTTGCGTGAAGGTCTAAGCTTACCAATGCGGCTGCACTGATCATCCCATGCACCGATGTAGCAGAGATGACTGCACCATGCCGGACCGACCAGCAACACAGACACGGTAAAAAGGATAGGCATAAAAAAACCGGAACCGCGATAGACCGGACCTGCGGCAATTAATGCAGGGACAGGTAAATGAAGCTTTCCGGTCATCAGAAACTGCTCAATTCCTGCAATCCCAAAGGCCAGCTGTCCGAAAAAGACCAGCGAGAACAAAGCCCAGATACGCGGACGCATTGTTTTTGCACCTTCCGGGCTGAACATTTTTCCACCCAGCCACGAAGCGTAGCAGGCTAAAAGAAATATCTCCGCCCTACCCCAACCGGGAAAAAATCGATCAGCAAGAAGGATGGGAAAAGATACTTTGTTGCGCGTAATTTCCAGCAACAGCACTGTAAGTAGAAAGATACTCGTCCTGAACCAACCTTGATCCTTACCCTGGCAGAAACGCTCGCGTCCGGCAGTAGAAAAACAATAGGCAGCAGCAAAAATAGTTACAGCGAACAACGACCCCATAATAACAGCCAGCCGTATCCAATCTCCACCGACGCCGATACGCAGGTTTATCAAACTGGAACCTTTCACGAGCCAAAGCAACGAGCCGCAACCGAGCATAACCCCGGCAACATTACCTGCCCAACGCTCCCGACTGAAAGCAAGTCCGGCAGTTCCGATCATAAATACAGCCAGTCCGCCATCACCGCCACGCAAGGCATGGGCAGCCAACAGCAGATAGGAAAGTGATATGATAAAAAGTCCCGCCATGTTACCGCCTGTCGCAAAAAACTAAGATTCCAGCAATATTTTATCGTGGCCTACGCGATCCATGACCCAGCCGAACCGCTTGCCGTCTACGTAATTATCCATCCAGAGTTTCATGCATCTGGAAATCAACTCTAAAACTTCATCGTCCGAATAAACACCGGGAAGCTCCATACCAAGGCGAGGATGCCTTCCCAGTCTGCCGCCGACAAGAAAACGCCAGCCGCTGCGGGAACAGGAAATCACTTCCGTAGGGCAGACATTGGTGCAATAGCCACAGACAAGACATTTTTCGCGGGTTATTACAACCTTCCCGTCAACCATTTCCATAGCTTCATCAGGACAATTGCGTATGCACTCTTCACAACCGATACAACCTTCATGATCAATGACCGGAACGCAGGCCCGAATCAAACCGATATCAGCTATATGCGGACGTGAACAACCATTAGGACAAGAAGCAGCACTGACATTGACCAGCTTATGCCTGTTGACCTTTTCACCAAATTTTTGATGGAGGAATTCGGGCCAGCCACTTTCCTCTATCACCTTTTCAAGACGCTCGGCAAAATCCTCGTCTACATGCAATGCAAAACGGCATCCCCCGGAAGTTCCCCGGCAGGTATTGATTACAGAAGCTTTATCCATACTATTTCCTTTCTTC contains the following coding sequences:
- a CDS encoding 4Fe-4S dicluster domain-containing protein → MDKASVINTCRGTSGGCRFALHVDEDFAERLEKVIEESGWPEFLHQKFGEKVNRHKLVNVSAASCPNGCSRPHIADIGLIRACVPVIDHEGCIGCEECIRNCPDEAMEMVDGKVVITREKCLVCGYCTNVCPTEVISCSRSGWRFLVGGRLGRHPRLGMELPGVYSDDEVLELISRCMKLWMDNYVDGKRFGWVMDRVGHDKILLES
- a CDS encoding 4Fe-4S binding protein, whose translation is MAGLFIISLSYLLLAAHALRGGDGGLAVFMIGTAGLAFSRERWAGNVAGVMLGCGSLLWLVKGSSLINLRIGVGGDWIRLAVIMGSLFAVTIFAAAYCFSTAGRERFCQGKDQGWFRTSIFLLTVLLLEITRNKVSFPILLADRFFPGWGRAEIFLLACYASWLGGKMFSPEGAKTMRPRIWALFSLVFFGQLAFGIAGIEQFLMTGKLHLPVPALIAAGPVYRGSGFFMPILFTVSVLLVGPAWCSHLCYIGAWDDQCSRIGKLRPSRKFNSRLIWMRLALLAVVVGAAWGMRVAGASVAIAVWSASLFGLAGIAVMFWFSRRMGMMVHCTAFCPMGIVSNLLGRVSPWRMKISDDCCKCMKCSKSCRYNALKPVDIAAGRPGISCTLCGDCISSCSSSSLGYRLPIVTPKTARMVFLVLVITLHALFLGVARI
- a CDS encoding ATP-binding protein — protein: MKVLRKMISIDEDLCDGCGQCVPGCEEGALQIIDGKAKLVAEKYCDGLGACLGECPTGALKVIEVEADDFDPEAVKELLTEQGRAVPDHMPDPKSLHLDGPKAKPASGGCGCAGSRIEAFAPAASPCQQANVPTDAEAGPSHLTHWPIQIRLVPADAPFLKGADLLLTADCVAVSMPGYHERFLPGKKVLMGCPKFDDVQLYVQRLAEIFTVSGIKSITVLEMEVPCCSNFSRIVAAALKQAGADIPAEKIIVKRTGEIKAKTTLDQPVPL
- the hcp gene encoding hydroxylamine reductase; the encoded protein is MFCNQCEQTAKGQGCTVKGVCGKTDEVSAIQDLLVQVLVELGTVATAARKEGIAVSNEVNRLTAEGVFSTLTNVNFDDERFVPVIKNVAAARDELAAKVSADCGKLTKVAGTAAELSKQGEAFPVTSFDENEDLRSLKQILVYGLKGVAAYTDHAAILGQEDDELYAQIHEALSVVPQQLGMEELVGWAMKCGEMNLKAMELLDAGNTGAYGHPVPTEVPLGAKAGKAILVSGHDLKDLRQLLEQTEGTGINIYTHGEMLPCHGYPELKKFDHFYGHYGTAWQNQAKEFAQFPGAILMTTNCIQKPVESYKGNIYTTGLVGWPGVTHVTNGDFAEVIAKAQELPGFEADTDNGKVLCGFARNTVLGVADKVIEGVKAGAIKHFFLVGGCDGAKPGRNYYTDFVEQAPQDTVILTLACGKFRFFDKQLGDIGGIPRLLDIGQCNDAYSAIQIAVALANAFECGVNDLPLSMVLSWYEQKAVSILLTLLHLGIKDIRLGPSLPAFVTPNVLNFLVENFNIMPISTPEEDLKAILG
- a CDS encoding motility protein A, which gives rise to MDFSTLIGMLVGLSLVVGAIFIGGAVDVFVNVPGMMIVIGGTLASICVAFPFEEVLQAMLAGFKAFSSRKVKVNEVVNIMVKVAEISRREGLIALENVQTENVVLRKSCQLIADNADPELIRATLQIEISAMKRRHKIAQDVYKRLAGLAPAFGMLGTLIGLVQMLSNLQDPASIGPAMAVAILTTFYGSLLATLLFIPIGAKLRARTLQEQLHLEIIFEGAKSILENNNPRLVYEKLSSFQAPKDRSGD
- a CDS encoding purine-nucleoside phosphorylase, coding for MTSPESIHTISRHILEKIDNFQTNATGIILGSGLGEAITKLDSAIEIPYSEIPGFPQSTVKGHSGSLIYGFMEEKPVLVFSGRFHIYEGYSAAEACTPVRVMGELGIKRIFITNAAGALNPQFDAGDLMLITDQINFTGHSPLTGPNNDDWGVRFPDMSKVYCDKLRAIAVAAAKDKGVRLERGVYVEVTGPNLETPAETRMFKRLGADAVGMSTAIEAIAAVHMGIKVMGIACLTNKNLPDCMAETTHEAVIEQAAKSSAAMSTLIREIISRLD
- a CDS encoding ferredoxin, producing the protein MGRTVAIDIDACIGCEACVEECPDVFAMGPGDLAQVTNPDGADEECIESAMDMCPVNCIIWED